The following coding sequences lie in one Lelliottia jeotgali genomic window:
- a CDS encoding glutamine synthetase family protein, with protein MNSIISTLFLKNIRSYLNFPVASLPGYLQSEVNDYLSDYPLTQHVDVYLYDINGTMRGKRLSVESLFTLSKGCYFPLSVYSMDQKGKVSCHSPAQPLHDEPDHLCLPVPGTLRPSPQDPLHTAQILLTMTDNHQAPCQLEPRVILQNVLSRFHQHGLYPVVAPEIEFYLSSPQPEDIRGQGCFNMENSTARSAVFNDLEQLAQVQQIPLTGIVAEAESGQFELNLKHSSRILEACDNVLALRRLTRYVAEKQGLKANFMAKPYSLQSGNGLHFHFSLQDVHGENVFASSADELNSMMRLCIAGQLALMPASVAILAPGVNAFRRLRKNLDEPLFNSWGYNNRSAALRIPCSDEGNRRIEYRLAGADANPYLVVATILTGMLYGLECFDEHDLADPQNAAPALPLFQQQAIEQFAQCQYLTDSLGHAFSQQWIACKLSELAWFESIVTEEESTLS; from the coding sequence ATGAACTCCATCATCAGTACTTTATTTCTGAAAAATATCCGCTCATATCTTAATTTCCCGGTCGCATCTCTGCCCGGTTATTTACAGTCGGAAGTTAACGATTATTTAAGTGATTATCCACTGACTCAACATGTGGATGTTTATCTTTATGACATCAATGGCACGATGCGCGGAAAACGTCTTTCTGTTGAGAGTCTTTTTACGCTTTCAAAAGGATGTTATTTTCCGCTTTCCGTCTATTCGATGGATCAGAAAGGCAAGGTTTCGTGTCATTCCCCAGCACAACCCCTTCATGACGAACCCGATCACCTGTGCCTGCCAGTGCCGGGCACGCTGCGCCCTTCGCCTCAGGACCCCTTGCATACCGCGCAGATCCTGCTGACGATGACCGACAACCATCAGGCTCCGTGTCAGCTGGAACCGCGCGTTATTCTCCAGAACGTGCTTTCGCGCTTTCATCAGCATGGGCTTTATCCGGTGGTCGCCCCCGAAATTGAGTTTTATCTCTCCAGCCCGCAGCCAGAGGATATCCGCGGCCAGGGATGTTTTAATATGGAGAATTCCACAGCCCGTAGCGCCGTTTTTAATGACCTTGAGCAGCTCGCGCAGGTTCAGCAAATCCCGCTGACCGGTATTGTGGCAGAGGCCGAATCTGGCCAGTTTGAACTGAATCTTAAGCACAGTTCCCGCATCTTAGAAGCCTGTGATAACGTGCTGGCCTTGCGCCGCCTGACGCGTTATGTCGCTGAAAAACAGGGTCTTAAAGCCAACTTTATGGCGAAACCCTACAGCCTACAGTCTGGCAATGGTCTGCATTTTCACTTCAGTTTGCAGGATGTACACGGAGAAAACGTGTTTGCCTCCTCCGCCGATGAGCTCAACAGCATGATGCGCCTGTGTATTGCCGGTCAGCTGGCGCTGATGCCTGCTTCGGTAGCCATCCTCGCGCCCGGTGTGAACGCGTTTCGCCGTCTGCGCAAGAACCTCGATGAGCCCCTGTTTAACTCATGGGGATATAACAACCGCTCCGCCGCCCTGCGTATTCCGTGCTCTGACGAGGGAAACCGACGCATCGAATATCGTCTTGCAGGCGCCGATGCCAACCCCTATCTGGTGGTCGCGACCATTCTCACCGGCATGTTGTACGGACTGGAGTGCTTCGACGAGCACGACCTTGCCGACCCGCAGAACGCCGCCCCGGCCCTGCCACTGTTTCAGCAGCAGGCCATCGAACAGTTTGCCCAGTGTCAGTATCTGACCGACAGCCTGGGACATGCGTTTTCGCAGCAGTGGATCGCCTGCAAACTGTCGGAATTAGCCTGGTTCGAAAGTATCGTGACAGAGGAAGAATCC